One Pogoniulus pusillus isolate bPogPus1 chromosome 42, bPogPus1.pri, whole genome shotgun sequence genomic window, ACTAACCTGGTGGCTTGGGGTGCAGAAGGTGACAGTGCTTAAAGGCAGCCACCTCAGTGACCTGTGCGGGCTCCAGAGCAGAAGtgttctggcacagctgcagtgctctgtcaagACACCTTTAAGCATGTAAAGCCTGTCAGAAAGGCTCCAAGGTCTGTTGCAAGTCTACTTCATCTCCAGTTGTTAGCAGCTGGTggagcctggtgctgagcttgTCTGTTGCCTGCTGTTGCAGTCACAAGTGACATGCGAGTTTTTTGTCCCTTTTTGCAGACTGggcctgcctgcagaggaggaaaccAAAGCCACACTTCCTACTCTTGCACCTGAATCCCTTCCTGCTTTTCTGTCTGGACACTGTGTCAGGAGTGGCAACAATCCTTTTGTTCCTAAAACAGGGCAGAAGGGCCAAGGGCCAGACCCTGGGAgcaggcctggggctgctgcatctctcacctctcctcctgctcttgctgcagagctTTTCAGTGGCAAGAACCCCTTCACCCCAGAGTGGGGCAGGGCACCCTCAGCCCTGCTTCCTGAAGGTGGTGCTCATTTCCCTTCAGCCCAGCATCTTTCACCCCCTGTTCccaaagcagctcctcctgggcagGTCTCTGCTAGCACAAATAATCCTTTTGCTTCTGGATGGGAGCAGAGCTCACGGGGCCAGGGGCCAGctccccaagctgtgccagcttCTGTCCCCTCTAAGTGTCACTTTAATGGCAGCAATCCCTTTGTGTCCAAGCTTGGGTGGGAAGCAGATGTGCCAGGTTTCAAAGCTGTTGCTACATCTCcccctctctgccttgctggTGGTGAAGGCTGTTCCCCTGAGCaccctgctgagctggagcacTCTGGTCGTGGTGCCGCAGGGAGCAATGCAAATGTGGCTTTAGCTGGTGGTGATGTCAAAGCTGCACCAAACCCTCTGGGCACTCCTCCtgacagccctgctctggctcctgAGAAGCAGGTTGAGAGTTCTTTGGAAGGGAGCAAGCTAGGCAACAGGAAATCTCTGTCCTTTGTCCCTCATGGGTCAGAGGGAGTTACTTCAGGTGGGCAGGAAGGTGCAAAGCAGGACTTGGATTTCAGTGAAATGTTACTTAAGGGTTCAGGTGtgacaggagagggagcaaggtTTGCTCCAAGGCTGgaagcaggctgctgcccaccagtAAAACTCTCTAGAGACAGGGTAGGTCCCATCCGGAGCTGTGagactgctctccaggctggtgcAAGTGCTGGACCCTGCACGAAGGATGGTGAACAttttggctctcctgcccagtgcagcagcagcctctcaccagGGACTGGTGCCATACAGCTGCCTTCCCCTgagagggggctggaggaggagcaggagatcTGTGgtggaaagagaggagaagaataTGCACCCAGAGAAACTCCCCTTGATAAAGGTGACTCattttctccagcagctccccccagGCCAGCCCTGGGGGCTTGTGCTCTGTCCCCTCAGCAAGCTGAGGTCAGGAGGGCTGGCAGTGAGGTGCCAAAGCCAGCCCCACGCCTGTCTGTCACACTGAAGTGCCTGCCAGGTTCTCAGCCTGCTGAGTTAAGTGCTGCAGTGCCTTCTTCAGGCCGTGGTGTAAAACCTGCTGCTGGGCCCCCCTTACCTGATGGCAAAGCCTCAGATGCTGCTGAGTGCctcccccagggcagctcatccatgactggcactgcagcagtggtgctcagagACCACAGCAGCAACAAGCACTCCAGAACTGAGGGTGAGGATGGTTCAGGTGATTGTGTCCCAAGGCTGAGGTCTGCTGTTCCCTCCGGGGGGGAGCGTGCCCTGAGGCTGGCCACTCTTCCTGTCATTCTGGAGGGGGGCTCtgatgaggagctgctgggtgacTGTCAGGAGACCCCTGGGCTTGCTgcaggggagaagaaccttccaGAGACAGGAAAGCAGTCCCTAGGTGCAGTGCCTTTGCCTGAAGACCTGCACGAGcactgcagtagctctgctgcagcccagataACCCCAGCTGatcagggaggaagaggaggaagtgctgctggtgctgtgggTGTTGACAGTGCCAAGGGGCAGGTAGCTGACTCAGGCTTAGGTGTGATGTCTCATTCCAGGGAACAGGGCACTCCTTTGGAGGAACAAGAGCTGAATAGAAGTGCAGTTGCTGAGCAAGACTTCTCTGAGCCCTctgtttcctcttcctccctctcaagtcctccccagtcctgcttctcctctcaccctctcccctctgacacCCCAAATCATAGGGCAGAGTCTCCGCAAAAGCCAACAGCCGAGGGCTGCGCAGATAAAGCAGGAGACTGTGGCAAGAAGAAGCTTCTCCAGGCCTGGGTTTCACCCTCTGACATATGCCCTAACCTAAGCCAGCAGAGTGGTGAAACCTCTGCTGCTAAGCACAGGTGAGAGAACGTGGGCAAGACACAGcaagtgcctggctgctgctgtgagcctgcttttccttcctctcagcACACATCTGCCTCTCCAGCTCAGGAGTTTGCAGCACCTGGCATGATGCAGCCTTGACTTCCCCTTGGCCTGTGGATTTGGTAGGGCCTGGGTCCTCTGATGCCACAGCGGGGTtgttgctggcagcagatgaACCTCCTTGGCTGCATAAGAGGCACAGAGCTCTGGAGGGGAGCAGCACTCCAGAGGGAGCCAAACCCTGGGGGAAGCCTGGTCCCAgttcagcagctgcagtcctGTCATCCACAACTGGGAAATGGGCTGGGGTTGATCCAGTTTCCAGGAATGGGAGAGTGGTCACAGGAAGCCTCATGAACTGGGATGCTTCCTTTGCTGGCTGGAGTGGGGTCCTGAGCCTCGAAGTGACTCACAGCTTTCTCCTAGAGCTCAGGGCTGCTTCCCAGAGCTGTCTCCAGCTCCCCCGGGCTGCTGGTAGCTGAGGAGTGGTGCCACTGACCTGCCAGCCCTCAGTGCtccacctgcagagctctgtctgggacctgagctgctgctggcttggagTTTTCTGAGAAGCAAGCAACGTTTCCTGGCTGtactgcagctggcaggggcagccctgctccagcagctggaggcagcaccTTCTGGCAGCTTGTGGTGTCAGCTCAGAGCAGAAAGGCAGGATTCAGGCTTGGCCCAGGGTGGGTAGAAGTATTTGATATGTTGCAAGAAGTTCTCTTCTGTGAGAGCTTGCTGTGTTCACCTCTTCATGTGCTCTTGTTGGGGAGGCTCAGACAGCAGAGTAGCTGTGGCTGTGttctgccttctcctgcaggcctGGCTTTTCTCTTGTTACTGCTGCTTTGTCTCCAGTGCCAGGTAGCAGAGGACTGGAGTATTCTTGTAAGCACCCTAAGGGTCAGGCAGAAAGGCCTCCTCTTCCCAGATCCTATCTctctggagatggagcagggcaggaatttCCTCAGTTCCTTGCTGTATTTGCTTTGAGTCTGaagagctgtgtggtgctg contains:
- the RAB11FIP1 gene encoding rab11 family-interacting protein 1 isoform X1; this encodes MSGLGAGSAPAWVPTHVQVTVLRARGLRAKAAAGGGGSDAYTVMALGRDKFSTSVAERCQGQPLWREEATFELPPPPRPAALRLTVLHRALVGLDKFLGRAEVDLAALRAAGGRRHTRWYKLRSKPGKKEKERGEIEVDIQFMRSNMTASMFDLSAKDKSRSAFGKLKDRLKGKRGSGFSDTASAIVPSSAHSSGDSDEEAVEKEKKKSKLKSLFSKPGLQKNSLSQSMSVLPTQQPVTQRVLLRPSDFQSQWDDEESEPSAASDKACGSALEGKASPSPVLKSRKTATLDRPLNQGATNHPRKEGLSLFSGLKSKADPVSKSSLCINGSHIYMEESRTKDNTPASSPSPRNFRRKQLFASEENLSSRSAKAPEEAGRTSPSHAFSGSASLETFKSMTLPSYKLLSSEEHLEPSVPLSVEVMKETKKPEHRKSALLSLVTGKKDGVKSSDTENIPDRTLQDEANNIPEEKSEQETKDLELTADGSRGSPPGDWHHAEDVCAKKQPLNPFEEEQRPEKAPAPTKTKAVKPRLGLPAEEETKATLPTLAPESLPAFLSGHCVRSGNNPFVPKTGQKGQGPDPGSRPGAAASLTSPPALAAELFSGKNPFTPEWGRAPSALLPEGGAHFPSAQHLSPPVPKAAPPGQVSASTNNPFASGWEQSSRGQGPAPQAVPASVPSKCHFNGSNPFVSKLGWEADVPGFKAVATSPPLCLAGGEGCSPEHPAELEHSGRGAAGSNANVALAGGDVKAAPNPLGTPPDSPALAPEKQVESSLEGSKLGNRKSLSFVPHGSEGVTSGGQEGAKQDLDFSEMLLKGSGVTGEGARFAPRLEAGCCPPVKLSRDRVGPIRSCETALQAGASAGPCTKDGEHFGSPAQCSSSLSPGTGAIQLPSPERGLEEEQEICGGKRGEEYAPRETPLDKGDSFSPAAPPRPALGACALSPQQAEVRRAGSEVPKPAPRLSVTLKCLPGSQPAELSAAVPSSGRGVKPAAGPPLPDGKASDAAECLPQGSSSMTGTAAVVLRDHSSNKHSRTEGEDGSGDCVPRLRSAVPSGGERALRLATLPVILEGGSDEELLGDCQETPGLAAGEKNLPETGKQSLGAVPLPEDLHEHCSSSAAAQITPADQGGRGGSAAGAVGVDSAKGQVADSGLGVMSHSREQGTPLEEQELNRSAVAEQDFSEPSVSSSSLSSPPQSCFSSHPLPSDTPNHRAESPQKPTAEGCADKAGDCGKKKLLQAWVSPSDICPNLSQQSGETSAAKHRLHPVKPMNATANKPQSKTLNVISTMNEKLLEMNMKKYEPSDPAYAYAQLTHDELIQLVLKQKDTITRKDVQVRELEDYIDNLLVRVMEETPNILRVSTSGNKKAGKM
- the RAB11FIP1 gene encoding rab11 family-interacting protein 1 isoform X2; the encoded protein is MSGLGAGSAPAWVPTHVQVTVLRARGLRAKAAAGGGGSDAYTVMALGRDKFSTSVAERCQGQPLWREEATFELPPPPRPAALRLTVLHRALVGLDKFLGRAEVDLAALRAAGGRRHTRWYKLRSKPGKKEKERGEIEVDIQFMRSNMTASMFDLSAKDKSRSAFGKLKDRLKGKRGSGFSDTASAIVPSSAHSSGDSDEEAVEKEKKKSKLKSLFSKPGLQKNSLSQSMSVLPTQQPVTQRVLLRPSDFQSQWDDEESEPSAASDTCGSALEGKASPSPVLKSRKTATLDRPLNQGATNHPRKEGLSLFSGLKSKADPVSKSSLCINGSHIYMEESRTKDNTPASSPSPRNFRRKQLFASEENLSSRSAKAPEEAGRTSPSHAFSGSASLETFKSMTLPSYKLLSSEEHLEPSVPLSVEVMKETKKPEHRKSALLSLVTGKKDGVKSSDTENIPDRTLQDEANNIPEEKSEQETKDLELTADGSRGSPPGDWHHAEDVCAKKQPLNPFEEEQRPEKAPAPTKTKAVKPRLGLPAEEETKATLPTLAPESLPAFLSGHCVRSGNNPFVPKTGQKGQGPDPGSRPGAAASLTSPPALAAELFSGKNPFTPEWGRAPSALLPEGGAHFPSAQHLSPPVPKAAPPGQVSASTNNPFASGWEQSSRGQGPAPQAVPASVPSKCHFNGSNPFVSKLGWEADVPGFKAVATSPPLCLAGGEGCSPEHPAELEHSGRGAAGSNANVALAGGDVKAAPNPLGTPPDSPALAPEKQVESSLEGSKLGNRKSLSFVPHGSEGVTSGGQEGAKQDLDFSEMLLKGSGVTGEGARFAPRLEAGCCPPVKLSRDRVGPIRSCETALQAGASAGPCTKDGEHFGSPAQCSSSLSPGTGAIQLPSPERGLEEEQEICGGKRGEEYAPRETPLDKGDSFSPAAPPRPALGACALSPQQAEVRRAGSEVPKPAPRLSVTLKCLPGSQPAELSAAVPSSGRGVKPAAGPPLPDGKASDAAECLPQGSSSMTGTAAVVLRDHSSNKHSRTEGEDGSGDCVPRLRSAVPSGGERALRLATLPVILEGGSDEELLGDCQETPGLAAGEKNLPETGKQSLGAVPLPEDLHEHCSSSAAAQITPADQGGRGGSAAGAVGVDSAKGQVADSGLGVMSHSREQGTPLEEQELNRSAVAEQDFSEPSVSSSSLSSPPQSCFSSHPLPSDTPNHRAESPQKPTAEGCADKAGDCGKKKLLQAWVSPSDICPNLSQQSGETSAAKHRLHPVKPMNATANKPQSKTLNVISTMNEKLLEMNMKKYEPSDPAYAYAQLTHDELIQLVLKQKDTITRKDVQVRELEDYIDNLLVRVMEETPNILRVSTSGNKKAGKM